The Oncorhynchus tshawytscha isolate Ot180627B linkage group LG18, Otsh_v2.0, whole genome shotgun sequence genome has a window encoding:
- the LOC112217660 gene encoding LOW QUALITY PROTEIN: inverted formin-2 (The sequence of the model RefSeq protein was modified relative to this genomic sequence to represent the inferred CDS: deleted 2 bases in 1 codon) produces MAAKASKGKWGALKEHLTSSPPDRDAHLEANLENSVPELCIRLLQVPTVVNYSGVRRRLEGSDQEWMVQFLELNGLDLLMEALERLSGRGCARIADALLQLTCVACVKAVMNSSAGLHFILDNEGYVRTLSQALDTSNTMVKMQVFELLAALTLFNPQGHHLAMDALEHYKSVNMQQYRFSVIMNELHATDNVPYMVVLMSVVNVIIFGVEDLRKRDKLRKEFIGLQLLQLLSKLRETEDVDLNIQCEAFEDTMAEDEEEMERVYGGIDMSSHQEVFTTLFTKLSSSPASVQLLSILQALLLVGPEQSEVWLALEALADRATLLAQDPDVDSTKRLMERLVSSKGQQGSPKVKTTDRGVQIDRSICPSGLSGVLIKESTTPVATSPPPHLPPSMRTFVPPLPGFSGMPPPGLPPPPPPLPQMGHGGLPQMEHGGPPPPLPGMMGPPPPPPLPGMMGPPPGMMGPPPPPPLPGMMGPPPPPPLPGMMGPPPPPPLPGMMGPPPPPPLPGMMGPPPPHPCLMMGPPPPPPLPGMMGPPPPPPLPGMMGPPPPPPLPGMMGPPPPPPLPGMMGPPPPPPLPGMMGPPPPPPLPGMMGPPPPPPLPGMMGPPPPPPLPGMMGPPPPLGGDEIIVAQSVQMRSCYTSSPKVGRCPTLRMKKLNWQKLPSRVVTASHSMWTSVQVDSLEPDYSSIEELFCLPVTDSKAKGSTPAVKQEPKEISFIDAKKNLNLNIFLKQFRCSHKDFVAMIQKGDRSKFDVEVLKQLQKLQPEKHEIENLKSYQGEREKLAGVDQFYLQLLAVPCYALRIECMLLCEEISSVLQIMQPKVKLLDEACESLRVSTRLPSFCMLILDVGNFLNYGSHTGNAEGFKISTLLKLTETKANKSRITLLHHILEEAEQNHDDLLNLPDDLEICEKAARVNLETLQSEASLLIKRLKESEKKVASSSVAAIKEQYLTAIQGSQEACRELEARFASIDRKKEDLAQYLCEDSSRLSLEDLFSTLHSFRGLFIKALKDNQTRREQAIKAEKRKKQLEEEDSKRPRGENRKIIRKAPPVQEGCIIDHLLSDIRKGYALRKTKHQADRTSLPSEDKKGDNIQPGEQCTKLKGTSAIDAKEEVEKGTSPIDLGQQSGDPVVVESGLPTDPSLQSSSPKTPGPSNLHTTTKDHIQSEHLNPGMDSSTDCQLKECPEGEGFKAAESKVENVNRNAFSAAGDGPKSRDAETDGNRESGADGNGFEETPSESPSTTADVDAESKHAQKRGSTKSHGKAKRKGKDHTKLKKVCVLQ; encoded by the exons ATGGCAGCCAAGGCATCGAAAGGGAAGTGGGGGGCCCTGAAGGAGCACCTGACCAGCAGCCCCCCTGACCGAGATGCTCACCTTGAGGCCAACTTGGAGAACTCAGTTCCAGAGCTATGCATACGACTGCTACAGGTACCCACAGTGGTCAACTACTCAGGGGTGCGGAGGCGTCTAGAGGGGAGTGACCAGGAATGGATGGTGCAGTTCCTGGAGCTCAATGGACTGGATCTGCTGATGGAGGCCCTGGAGAGGCTGTCTGGCCGGGGTTGTGCCCGCATCGCTGACGCCCTCCTCCAGCTCACTTGTGTGGCCTGTGTGAAGGCAGTGATGAACTCCTCAGCTGGACTGCACTTTATACTGGACAATGAGGGATACGTCAGGACCCTGTCACAAG CCCTGGACACGTCCAACACCATGGTAAAGATGCAGGTGTTTGAGCTGCTGGCGGCCCTCACCTTGTTTAACCCACAGGGACACCACCTGGCCATGGATGCCCTGGAGCACTATAAA AGTGTGAATATGCAGCAGTACCGCTTCAGCGTCATCATGAATGAGCTGCATGCGACTGACAATGTTCCGTACATGGTCGTCCTCATGAGTGTGGTCAACGTGATCATCTTCGGGGTAGAAGACCTGCGGAAAAGGGACAAACTACGCAAAGAGTTCATCG GGCTTCAATTACTACAATTACTTTCAAAACTTAG agagactgaggatgTGGACCTGAACATCCAGTGTGAGGCCTTTGAGGACACCATggcagaggatgaggaggagatggagagggtgtacGGGGGCATCGACATGAGCAGTCACCAGGAAGTCTTCACCACACTCTTCACCAAA TTGAGTAGCTCCCCTGCATCGGTGCAGCTGCTGTCGATCCTGCAGGCTCTGTTGTTGGTAGGTCCGGAGCAGAGCGAGGTGTGGCTGGCCCTGGAGGCCCTGGCTGACCGCGCTACTTTGCTGGCACAGGACC CTGATGTTGACTCCACCAAGCGCCTGATGGAACGTCTGGTGTCCTCCAAGGGTCAGCAAGGGTCACCTAAGGTCAAGACCACAGACCGGGGCGTTCAGATTGATCGGTCAATCTGTCCATCAGGTCTATCAGGGGTCCTCATTAAAGAATCTACCACCCCTGTTGCCACTTCAcctcctccccatctaccaccaAGCATGAGAACTTTTGTCCCACCACTTCCTGGCTTCTCTGGGATGCCTCCCCCTGgcctccctcctccaccaccacctctaccacagATGGGGCATGGAGGTCTACCACAGATGGAGCATGGAGGTCCTCCCCCACCCCTGCCAGGCATGATGGGTCCACCGCCTCCCCCACCCCTGCCTGGCATGATGGGTCCACCGCCTGGCATGATGGGTCCACCGCCTCCCCCACCCCTGCCTGGCATGATGGGTCCACCGCCTCCCCCACCCCTGCCTGGCATGATGGGTCCACCGCCTCCCCCACCCCTGCCAGGCATGATGGGTCCACCGCCTCCCCCACCCCTGCCTGGCATGATGGGTCCACCGCCTCCCCACCCCTGCCTG ATGATGGGTCCACCGCCTCCCCCACCCCTGCCTGGCATGATGGGTCCACCGCCTCCCCCACCCCTGCCAGGCATGATGGGTCCACCGCCTCCCCCACCCCTGCCTGGCATGATGGGTCCACCGCCTCCCCCACCCCTGCCTGGCATGATGGGTCCACCGCCTCCCCCACCCCTGCCTGGCATGATGGGTCCACCGCCTCCCCCACCCCTGCCAGGCATGATGGGTCCACCGCCTCCCCCACCCCTGCCTGGCATGATGGGTCCACCGCCTCCCCCACCCCTGCCAGGCATGATGGGTCCACCGCCTCCCCTTGGTGGCGACGAAATTATAGTGGCCCAGAGTGTGCAGATGCGATCCTGCTACACCTCTTCACCCAAGGTGGGCCGCTGCCCCACACTGCGTATGAAGAAGCTCAACTGGCAGAAGCTGCCATCCAGAGTGGTGACTG CTAGTCACTCCATGTGGACCTCGGTACAGGTAGATTCTCTGGAGCCTGATTACTCCAGTATTGAGGAGCTCTTCTGTCTGCCAGTGACTGACTCAAAAGCCAAAGGCAGCACCCCTGCAGTCAAACAGGAGCCCAAAGAG ATTTCTTTCATTGATGCCAAGAAAAATCTTAACCTGAACATATTCTTGAAACAATTCAGATG CTCACATAAGGACTTTGTGGCCATGATTCAAAAAGGTGACCGGTCCAAGTTTGATGTGGAGGTGCTGAAACAGCTGCAAAAGCTACAGCCAGAGAAGCATGAG ATTGAGAACCTGAAGTCCTACCAGGGAGAGCGGGAGAAGTTAGCTGGTGTGGACCAGTTTTATCTCCAGCTCCTAGCTGTTCCATG CTACGCTCTGAGGATCGAGTGCATGTTGCTGTGTGAGGAAATCAGCTCAGTGTTACAGATTATGCAGCCTAAAGTTAAGCTGCTGGACGAGGCCTGTGAGA GTCTGAGAGTGAGCACTCGACTGCCAAGCTTCTGCATGCTCATTCTGGACGTTGGAAACTTCCTCAACTAT GGAAGCCACACAGGGAACGCTGAGGGCTTCAAGATCAGCACACTGTTGAAACTCACTGAAACCAAGGCCAATAAAAGTCGCATCACGCTGCTCCACCACATCCTAGAGGAGGCTGAGCAGAACCATGATGACCTGTTGAACCTTCCAGATGATCTAGAGATCTGTGAGAAGGCTGCTCG TGTGAATTTGGAGACTCTCCAGTCAGAGGCGAGTTTGCTCATCAAGCGGTTGAAAGAGTCAGAGAAGAAGGTGGCTTCCTCCTCTGTGGCGGCCATCAAGGAGCAGTATCTCACTGCCATACAG GGAAGCCAGGAGGCCTGCAGGGAGCTGGAGGCGAGGTTTGCCTCCATCGACAGGAAGAAGGAGGATCTGGCACAGTATCTGTGTGAGGACTCATCCCGTCTCTCCCTGGAGGACTTGTTCAGCACTTTACATTCCTTCAGGGGACTCTTCATCAAAGCTCTGAAG GACAATCAGACCCGCCGAGAGCAAGCGATTAAGGCTGAGAAGAGGAAGAAACAGCTGGAAGAGGAGGATTCCAAGAGACCAAGGGGGGAGAACAGGAAGATAA ttCGTAAAGCCCCCCCGGTCCAGGAGGGCTGCATCATTGACCACCTGCTGTCTGACATCAGGAAAGGCTATGCGCTGAGGAAAACCAAGCACCAGGCTGACAGAACCAGCCTGCCTTCTGAGGACAAGAAAGGGGACAACATTCAGCCTGGTG AACAGTGCACCAAGCTTAAGGGAACATCTGCTATAGATGCCAAAGAGGAAGTTGAAAAGGGGACTTCACCCATTGACCTAGGACAACAAAGCGGAGATCCGGTCGTAGTGGAGTCCGGCCTCCCCACAGACCCCTCACTTCAGTCGAGTTCTCCCAAAACACCAGGCCCCTCAAACCTTCATACCACCACCAAGGATCACATCCAGAGTGAACACCTCAACCCTGGGATGGATTCCTCTACTGACTGCCAGCTCAAGGAGTGCCCAGAGGGGGAGGGGTTTAAGGCCGCTGAATCCAAGGTTGAGAATGTGAACAGGAATGCATTCTCAGCTGCTGGGGATGGTCCAAagagcagagatgcagagaccgatgggaacagagagagtggagctgatggAAATGGGTTCGAGGAGACTCCATCAGAGTCCCCCTCAACCACAGCTGATGTCGACGCAGAGTCCAAACATGCACAGAAACGGGGGAGTACTAAGAGCCATGGCAAAG CCAAGCGCAAAGGAAAAGACCACACTAAActtaaaaaggtgtgtgtgttacaatgA